From the genome of Puniceicoccales bacterium, one region includes:
- the secY gene encoding preprotein translocase subunit SecY — MFLAFINCIKIPELRKKIFFTLSMIFVARIGASIPLPGLDPKPLCDFFTKQNSSSGGLVGLYDMFTGGAFLKGAIFGLGVMPYISASIILQLLTAVTPSLARIQREHGGRQRIAQYTRYLTVLICLIQGILLVLALANYPEKLFMGFDKEKYGDIVVMNRGMFFVTSTIFLTAGTMILTWFGERITQFGIGNGVSVLITVGILSSLPKAIYCLCGMLSTPLGEEKSILGASQLGLMMILLLIVVSSMVAVTQAVRKIPVQYAKQVIGRKVMGGQASVLPLKVNYAGVMPVIFASTILMFPQQVLAYIGGATGISFFQKMSVILSHGSKVYYTIYGTLILVFSYFWVSIMFKPTQVADDLKRNNGYILGIRPGAATAEFLDFVMTRLTLAGAIFLTVIALLPDLVYFSFGVPYQIAMFFGGTGTLISVGVILETMKQMEVHLLERNYDGFWAKGKIRTRALPSGGEQGTSRDVIEFIRRTRKFWIAVGILMIVGLISFFLRKR, encoded by the coding sequence ATGTTTTTAGCATTTATAAATTGCATAAAAATTCCCGAACTGAGAAAAAAGATATTTTTTACTCTGTCCATGATTTTTGTCGCTAGGATCGGGGCTAGCATTCCACTTCCAGGCTTAGATCCTAAGCCATTGTGCGATTTTTTTACAAAACAAAACAGTTCTTCGGGTGGACTGGTCGGGCTCTATGACATGTTTACCGGCGGTGCTTTTTTAAAAGGAGCTATTTTTGGCCTAGGCGTAATGCCATACATAAGTGCGTCCATAATATTACAACTCCTTACGGCTGTTACACCTAGCCTCGCAAGGATCCAAAGAGAACATGGCGGTCGTCAGAGAATCGCCCAGTACACCAGGTATCTAACCGTGTTGATTTGTCTGATTCAGGGCATTCTGTTGGTACTCGCTCTCGCAAACTATCCAGAGAAGCTGTTTATGGGCTTCGATAAAGAAAAATACGGGGACATAGTTGTGATGAACCGTGGAATGTTTTTTGTCACATCCACCATATTTTTGACGGCCGGTACGATGATTTTGACCTGGTTTGGCGAAAGAATCACGCAATTTGGCATAGGTAATGGTGTTTCCGTGTTGATAACCGTAGGCATCCTGTCTTCGCTGCCAAAGGCCATATATTGTTTATGTGGAATGCTTAGCACACCGCTTGGCGAGGAAAAATCCATTCTTGGAGCATCCCAATTGGGCCTGATGATGATTTTACTTCTTATAGTCGTAAGCAGCATGGTGGCTGTTACCCAGGCCGTGAGAAAAATTCCAGTACAATACGCGAAGCAGGTCATTGGCAGGAAGGTTATGGGTGGCCAAGCGTCGGTGTTGCCATTGAAAGTCAACTATGCCGGTGTCATGCCAGTTATATTTGCTAGCACGATATTAATGTTTCCGCAGCAAGTACTTGCATACATTGGTGGCGCAACAGGTATTTCATTTTTTCAAAAAATGTCAGTCATCCTGTCCCACGGCTCCAAGGTTTATTATACGATCTATGGCACATTAATACTGGTATTCAGCTACTTCTGGGTTTCCATCATGTTTAAACCTACCCAGGTCGCCGATGATTTGAAGAGAAATAACGGCTATATTCTTGGAATTCGGCCAGGGGCTGCGACGGCAGAGTTTTTGGATTTTGTAATGACACGGCTCACTTTGGCCGGCGCTATCTTCTTGACTGTAATAGCTTTATTGCCGGATTTGGTATATTTTTCGTTTGGAGTTCCCTATCAAATTGCCATGTTTTTTGGAGGAACCGGAACATTGATCTCCGTCGGAGTCATACTGGAGACGATGAAACAAATGGAGGTGCACTTGCTGGAAAGAAACTATGACGGATTTTGGGCCAAGGGGAAAATCAGGACCAGAGCGCTGCCATCAGGCGGTGAACAGGGCACATCTCGGGATGTTATTGAGTTCATTAGAAGGACTAGAAAATTTTGGATTGCAGTCGGTATTCTGATGATTGTTGGACTCATATCATTCTTTCTAAGAAAGAGATAG
- the map gene encoding type I methionyl aminopeptidase — MINIRTESDILKMRKAGQVAAAVLDDVVSQVKIGISTAQLNELTFESMKNHGATSATYNYKSGNKVFPGYACFSINDVVVHGIPSNQILLTDGDIISIDVATFYDGFVGDNTKTVLVGQVDESVKSLVNATELALQAGIDAAVEGNRVGDISYAIQCCAAMHGYGVVKELVGHGVGRNMHEEPQVPNYGRPNTGPLLKKGMTIAIEPMLTLGKSDISVDDDGWTIRTTDGSVAAHCEHTILITNNEPEVLTLLKK, encoded by the coding sequence ATGATAAATATTAGGACAGAATCCGATATACTGAAAATGAGAAAAGCAGGACAGGTTGCAGCGGCGGTTTTGGATGATGTGGTTTCCCAGGTGAAAATTGGCATTTCCACCGCACAGCTCAACGAGTTAACGTTCGAATCCATGAAAAATCACGGGGCCACCAGCGCCACCTATAACTATAAAAGTGGCAATAAAGTATTTCCAGGCTATGCCTGTTTTTCCATAAACGATGTGGTCGTCCACGGGATCCCGTCGAATCAGATTCTATTGACCGATGGCGATATTATAAGTATCGATGTCGCAACATTTTATGACGGCTTTGTCGGCGATAACACAAAAACAGTTTTGGTTGGCCAGGTGGACGAGTCCGTTAAAAGTTTGGTAAATGCAACGGAGTTGGCGCTTCAGGCTGGCATAGATGCCGCGGTCGAAGGTAATCGGGTTGGCGATATTTCCTATGCAATTCAATGTTGTGCGGCTATGCATGGCTACGGTGTTGTAAAAGAGCTTGTCGGCCATGGTGTTGGGAGAAATATGCATGAAGAACCACAGGTACCAAATTATGGCAGACCAAACACCGGTCCTCTGTTGAAAAAAGGCATGACCATAGCCATAGAACCGATGTTAACCCTAGGAAAATCCGACATATCCGTCGACGATGACGGGTGGACCATAAGAACCACCGACGGATCCGTGGCCGCTCACTGCGAACATACCATATTAATCACAAATAATGAACCAGAAGTGTTGACTTTGTTAAAAAAATGA
- the rpsM gene encoding 30S ribosomal protein S13: MPRLLGIDIPNNKKLPFALRYIYGIGPTRADLIVEQTGLNPDMRSNELTEEDINKISSTIVENGWKIEGDLRREIVSNLKRLQAIKCYRGLRHYRGLPVRGQRTSTNARTRKGSRKTVGVLRGKK, translated from the coding sequence ATGCCACGTTTATTAGGAATAGATATACCGAATAATAAAAAGTTGCCCTTTGCGTTGCGCTATATATATGGCATCGGGCCTACGCGGGCCGATTTGATCGTCGAGCAGACCGGACTTAATCCAGACATGCGTTCCAATGAGTTGACCGAAGAAGATATAAACAAAATATCGTCGACTATTGTTGAAAATGGATGGAAAATTGAAGGTGACTTGCGCCGGGAGATTGTTTCAAATCTCAAACGATTGCAGGCAATTAAGTGTTATCGTGGTCTACGACATTACCGTGGACTTCCGGTGCGCGGACAACGGACCTCAACCAATGCAAGAACGAGGAAAGGCTCCAGGAAAACGGTTGGTGTTTTGCGTGGTAAAAAGTAG
- the rpsK gene encoding 30S ribosomal protein S11, producing MSDEIKKKDDLPVDSAQKTEASVTDLLGDEVGDVKIRRAKNSRNITRGLCHILATFNNTKVCFSDPAGNVISWSSSGKCNFRGSRKSTAYAAQIVTQDAGKVAMSHGLKEVDVKVKGPGMGRDSAIRTLQSLGLTVYSILDDTPLPHNGCRPPKRRRV from the coding sequence ATGAGTGACGAAATAAAAAAGAAGGATGATCTTCCGGTTGATTCGGCCCAAAAAACCGAAGCATCGGTTACGGATCTTCTTGGCGATGAGGTTGGAGACGTTAAAATCCGTCGTGCCAAAAATAGCAGAAATATTACCCGGGGACTATGTCATATATTGGCCACATTTAACAACACAAAGGTTTGTTTTTCAGATCCGGCTGGCAATGTGATATCCTGGTCGAGTTCCGGAAAATGCAACTTCAGGGGCTCAAGAAAATCCACAGCCTATGCTGCGCAGATTGTTACCCAGGACGCTGGCAAAGTTGCTATGTCCCACGGACTTAAGGAAGTTGATGTGAAGGTTAAGGGGCCAGGAATGGGTCGCGATTCGGCCATACGGACGTTGCAATCTTTAGGCTTGACTGTTTACAGCATTCTTGATGATACGCCTCTTCCGCATAATGGTTGTCGCCCGCCGAAACGTAGGCGAGTGTAA
- the rpsD gene encoding 30S ribosomal protein S4: protein MSRYTGPKARINRRFNQEIFPDCRAVERKPYLPGIHGPRLRRRTSEYSVGLNEKQKLRFMYGLTEKQFRLIFDTAKGLPGITSERFMCLLEMRLDSIVYLLGLAKTRRAARQFVSHRHVTVNGRCVDIASYLCKIGDSVGVKNSSQSKRYATQSIADSIYRSIPAWLSQDKTMLNGKIERDPLPEELDKKINGQLIVEFYNR, encoded by the coding sequence ATGTCTCGTTATACCGGTCCAAAAGCAAGAATTAATAGACGTTTCAACCAGGAAATATTCCCGGATTGTAGGGCTGTGGAGCGCAAGCCCTATCTGCCTGGCATACATGGTCCACGGCTACGTCGTCGCACATCCGAGTATTCCGTTGGGTTGAACGAAAAACAAAAATTGCGGTTTATGTACGGTTTGACCGAAAAGCAGTTTCGGCTGATATTCGATACGGCTAAAGGGTTGCCTGGCATCACAAGCGAGCGGTTTATGTGCCTACTGGAGATGAGGTTAGATAGCATTGTTTATCTGCTTGGGTTAGCTAAAACCCGACGGGCGGCACGGCAATTTGTATCCCACAGGCACGTTACGGTGAACGGCCGTTGTGTGGATATCGCCAGCTATCTGTGTAAAATTGGCGACAGCGTAGGTGTTAAAAATTCATCCCAGTCAAAGAGATATGCAACACAAAGCATTGCTGACTCGATCTACAGGTCGATTCCAGCTTGGTTGTCCCAGGATAAAACCATGTTGAATGGAAAAATCGAACGCGATCCACTTCCAGAAGAACTGGATAAGAAAATAAACGGACAATTGATAGTTGAATTTTATAATAGATAG